In Panacibacter ginsenosidivorans, the following proteins share a genomic window:
- a CDS encoding DUF4142 domain-containing protein — translation MNYKKTAKSVAALLAAGLLISACNNATENNKTENPAKAAEEQNDKKFSKADEKDAQLIVDAWLGSSFEMRMADSAKKYVNTDEGKRLAGMLADAHANINSRIQQLAADKQITLPADITDDQKKKIEDIKNKKAKDFDEEFAKAMVEKHEDAIKMYEKCANDATDSDIKAFFTSTLPELRSHLDMATKSKDILDK, via the coding sequence ATGAATTACAAAAAAACAGCAAAATCAGTTGCCGCATTATTAGCAGCAGGACTCCTGATATCGGCCTGTAACAATGCAACAGAAAACAACAAAACAGAAAATCCCGCAAAAGCCGCAGAAGAGCAAAACGACAAGAAGTTCAGTAAAGCAGATGAAAAAGATGCACAGCTTATAGTAGATGCATGGCTTGGTAGTTCTTTTGAAATGCGCATGGCAGACTCCGCAAAAAAGTATGTGAATACAGATGAGGGTAAAAGATTAGCCGGAATGCTTGCTGATGCGCATGCTAATATTAATAGCCGCATACAACAACTGGCCGCCGATAAACAAATAACGCTGCCAGCAGATATCACAGACGATCAGAAAAAAAAGATAGAAGACATAAAAAATAAAAAAGCAAAAGATTTTGATGAGGAGTTTGCTAAAGCAATGGTAGAAAAGCATGAGGACGCCATTAAGATGTATGAGAAATGCGCAAATGATGCTACAGATTCAGATATAAAAGCATTCTTCACTTCAACGCTTCCTGAACTGCGCAGCCATCTTGACATGGCAACAAAAAGCAAAGACATACTGGATAAATAA